A region of Pyxidicoccus parkwaysis DNA encodes the following proteins:
- a CDS encoding polymer-forming cytoskeletal protein yields MTTTTKKRSFSKAKSFSAGTLTAEAVRSLLKKHVRGRFAQSSTLRSAKRFVEQRFAGELADSDILHHEGRLVLDELSTGRRPRIGLLIVEGDLVVKGRYEDSLDPESVVVVTGSLRAGDVITTGFLEVHGDLVAQQSILFLDNDACCEVFGDVRAPFVYTQYHAVKVHGGVEAQLVTGDAKHIRSKERHTFIEETDRRVRELLSPKLLKVFADEMFEDEEGEDVDPDEPWIDAIDSQKLAAFVRRGRPALAEAPRGRRRKPASRT; encoded by the coding sequence TTGACCACGACCACCAAGAAGCGTTCGTTTTCGAAGGCCAAGAGCTTCAGCGCAGGGACACTCACGGCCGAGGCGGTGCGGTCGCTGCTGAAGAAGCACGTTCGTGGGAGGTTCGCGCAGTCCAGCACCCTTCGCTCCGCGAAGCGCTTCGTCGAGCAGCGCTTCGCGGGTGAGCTCGCCGACAGCGACATCCTCCACCACGAGGGACGGCTCGTCCTCGACGAGCTCTCGACCGGGCGGAGGCCGAGGATTGGGCTCCTGATTGTCGAAGGAGATCTCGTCGTGAAGGGGCGCTACGAGGACTCGCTCGACCCGGAGTCCGTCGTGGTCGTCACGGGCTCGCTCCGAGCCGGTGACGTCATCACCACGGGCTTCCTCGAGGTTCATGGAGACCTCGTCGCCCAGCAGTCCATCCTGTTCCTCGACAACGATGCCTGCTGCGAGGTGTTCGGCGATGTCCGCGCGCCCTTCGTCTACACGCAATACCACGCAGTGAAGGTGCACGGCGGCGTGGAGGCGCAGCTCGTGACGGGGGACGCGAAGCACATCCGGAGCAAGGAGCGCCACACGTTCATCGAGGAGACGGACCGCCGCGTCCGCGAGCTCCTCTCGCCGAAGCTGCTGAAGGTCTTCGCCGACGAGATGTTCGAGGACGAGGAGGGCGAAGACGTCGACCCCGACGAGCCGTGGATTGACGCCATCGATTCGCAGAAGCTCGCTGCCTTCGTCCGACGGGGCCGGCCCGCGCTGGCGGAGGCGCCGCGCGGACGCCGGAGGAAGCCAGCCAGCAGGACCTGA
- a CDS encoding helix-turn-helix transcriptional regulator, with protein MGPLVATKRHAHHAAQVVIAPPGLDLEDGADGRIHARAAVIPPRMRHGHGACPHAALLFLDGDDLASRALSRNAEPRCETWGRDTLEVKVPRNPTPEQARALIESILSAVDLHQPPRPRHPAARRMCAYLDGSNPGDLASLSHEAGLSPRQMRHAFARDIGLPMRAYLRWQRLRRAIAAVEEGASLSAAAISAGFADSAHLSRVFREQFGMTPTQGLSSVTWRTLD; from the coding sequence GTGGGTCCCCTGGTTGCCACGAAGCGACATGCGCACCATGCGGCGCAGGTCGTCATCGCGCCGCCGGGGCTGGACCTCGAGGACGGTGCCGACGGACGCATTCACGCCCGCGCGGCCGTCATTCCCCCACGCATGCGCCATGGACACGGTGCATGCCCCCATGCCGCCCTCCTGTTCCTCGACGGAGATGACCTGGCGAGCCGAGCGCTCTCTCGCAACGCCGAGCCCCGGTGCGAGACGTGGGGGCGCGACACGCTCGAGGTGAAGGTCCCTCGCAATCCAACGCCGGAGCAGGCACGCGCGCTCATCGAGTCGATCCTCTCCGCCGTCGACCTGCATCAGCCACCGAGACCTCGGCACCCGGCGGCACGCAGGATGTGTGCGTACCTCGATGGCTCCAACCCCGGCGACCTCGCGAGCCTTTCACACGAGGCCGGGCTGTCGCCCCGGCAGATGCGTCATGCCTTCGCGCGAGACATCGGCCTCCCGATGCGCGCGTATCTGCGGTGGCAGCGCTTGCGCCGCGCCATTGCGGCGGTGGAGGAAGGAGCGAGCCTGAGCGCCGCCGCAATCTCCGCCGGGTTCGCGGACAGCGCCCACCTGAGCCGCGTCTTCCGGGAGCAGTTCGGCATGACGCCGACACAGGGGCTGAGCTCGGTCACGTGGCGGACGCTCGACTGA
- a CDS encoding DinB family protein translates to MNLPLPVASADETLALKPLQLLVTHCAWANRQLFAALRAVDSFESQGGADLIRMALDHIHVVRCVFQAHLQGVSHGFTATQRAVFPSLAELDLESEAIDRWYVDAAMSIPPEELARPRDVRFTDGKVVTMTPAAMLLYVVTHTTHHRGNVDVIMIQAGMPRRRDGMPEFLVSRASAT, encoded by the coding sequence ATGAACCTTCCACTCCCGGTAGCGTCCGCTGATGAGACCCTCGCGCTGAAGCCCCTCCAACTGCTCGTCACTCACTGCGCGTGGGCCAACCGGCAGCTCTTCGCTGCCCTTCGCGCGGTGGATTCCTTCGAGTCGCAGGGGGGCGCGGATTTGATTCGGATGGCCCTCGATCACATCCATGTCGTCAGGTGCGTCTTCCAGGCTCACCTGCAAGGGGTCTCGCACGGCTTCACTGCGACACAGAGGGCGGTCTTCCCCTCACTCGCGGAGCTCGACCTCGAATCCGAGGCCATCGACCGCTGGTATGTGGATGCCGCGATGTCGATTCCTCCGGAGGAGCTCGCACGGCCTCGCGACGTGCGCTTCACCGACGGGAAGGTCGTGACGATGACGCCCGCCGCGATGCTCCTCTACGTGGTCACCCACACGACCCATCATCGCGGAAACGTGGACGTCATCATGATTCAAGCCGGGATGCCGCGCCGGCGGGACGGAATGCCCGAGTTCCTCGTCAGTCGAGCGTCCGCCACGTGA
- a CDS encoding 2OG-Fe(II) oxygenase — MSRSVQVQSEPPFIQTLSSVFSGEECAVMIQRIESLGPAAAPITTPRGFVMRPDIRNNDRVMFDDLALAADLFARVRHCVPPTLGTWRAVGINERFRCYRYQPGQFFALHRDGAFIRSPQEQSLLTLLIYLNGDCEGGETRFPFEERQVIPASGTALLFEHLLLHEGAEVRAGTKYVLRTDVMYRLEE; from the coding sequence ATGAGTCGATCGGTGCAGGTGCAGTCGGAGCCGCCGTTCATCCAGACGCTTTCCTCGGTGTTCTCCGGCGAGGAGTGCGCGGTGATGATCCAGCGCATCGAGTCGCTGGGGCCGGCTGCGGCGCCCATCACCACACCTCGCGGCTTCGTGATGCGCCCGGACATTCGCAACAACGATCGGGTGATGTTCGACGACCTGGCCCTGGCGGCGGACCTCTTCGCACGAGTGCGCCACTGTGTCCCACCGACGCTGGGCACCTGGAGGGCCGTGGGAATCAACGAGCGTTTTCGCTGCTACCGCTACCAACCGGGCCAGTTCTTCGCGTTGCACCGCGATGGGGCATTCATCCGCTCGCCCCAGGAACAGAGCCTGCTCACGCTGCTCATCTACCTCAATGGGGACTGCGAGGGCGGAGAGACGCGCTTTCCCTTCGAGGAGCGGCAGGTCATCCCGGCTTCGGGCACGGCACTTCTGTTCGAGCATTTGCTGCTGCACGAAGGCGCTGAAGTGCGCGCGGGAACCAAGTACGTGTTGCGCACGGACGTGATGTACCGCCTGGAGGAGTGA
- a CDS encoding tetratricopeptide repeat protein: MNRLLLVAGCAFVLGCASTQKPAAASRPEASQPARATEAEAAPERPRLLSPAEIAKRLEESPVAYKVEGKDSPRGGWADALWPQRVEEAQFPRVVMQDGERIIREWPENPDARKLLDEAEPLFREKKYAEAGKLYARATEVCPDCYMAWNFRGDAAYFADDAATALEHYQKAIELNPNDHRSWFFLGNALGKLGRFEEALDAWAQCLTLNPRYAVIRQFFRNNSHLGLVVREDAITPRGYAERTGEGVSIQFDPNHDLGWFAFANCKALWIGEPSHRKEMTGTTEEHFNSIEELECLGAALVVHEDQKRQGKTESSDAAFDRLYDVANDGMLLEAVLFEVGSRVHPQIVLTLDDAVRQRLKAYVRKHVLVPVGGIDL; encoded by the coding sequence TTGAACCGCCTACTCCTCGTCGCCGGCTGTGCGTTCGTCCTGGGCTGTGCGTCCACGCAGAAGCCCGCGGCCGCGTCGCGGCCAGAGGCCTCCCAGCCGGCGCGCGCCACCGAGGCGGAGGCCGCGCCGGAACGCCCGCGCCTCCTCTCGCCCGCGGAAATCGCGAAGCGGTTGGAGGAGTCGCCGGTGGCCTACAAGGTGGAGGGGAAGGACTCGCCGCGGGGCGGCTGGGCGGATGCGCTGTGGCCGCAGCGCGTGGAAGAGGCGCAGTTCCCCCGCGTCGTCATGCAGGACGGCGAGCGCATCATCCGCGAGTGGCCGGAGAACCCTGACGCGCGCAAGCTGCTCGACGAGGCCGAGCCCCTCTTCCGGGAGAAGAAGTACGCGGAGGCGGGGAAGCTCTACGCGCGCGCCACCGAAGTGTGCCCGGATTGTTACATGGCCTGGAACTTCCGAGGCGACGCGGCGTACTTCGCGGACGACGCGGCCACCGCGCTCGAGCATTACCAGAAGGCCATCGAGCTCAATCCGAACGACCACCGCTCGTGGTTCTTCCTGGGCAACGCGCTCGGGAAATTGGGGCGCTTCGAGGAGGCGCTCGACGCGTGGGCGCAGTGCCTGACGCTCAACCCGCGCTACGCCGTCATCCGCCAGTTCTTCCGCAACAACTCGCATCTCGGGCTCGTCGTCCGCGAGGACGCCATCACCCCGCGTGGCTACGCGGAGCGCACGGGCGAAGGCGTCTCCATCCAGTTCGACCCGAATCACGACCTGGGCTGGTTCGCCTTCGCCAACTGCAAGGCGCTGTGGATTGGCGAGCCCTCGCACCGCAAGGAGATGACCGGCACCACCGAGGAGCACTTCAACTCCATCGAGGAGCTGGAGTGCCTCGGCGCCGCGCTCGTCGTGCACGAGGACCAGAAGCGGCAGGGGAAGACGGAGTCCTCGGACGCCGCGTTCGACAGGCTGTACGACGTCGCCAACGACGGCATGCTGCTGGAGGCGGTGCTCTTCGAGGTGGGCTCCCGCGTGCATCCCCAAATCGTGCTCACGTTGGACGACGCCGTCCGCCAGCGGTTGAAGGCCTACGTGCGCAAGCACGTGCTGGTGCCGGTGGGCGGCATCGACCTGTGA
- a CDS encoding zinc metalloprotease produces the protein MQMRKRSSTLLLAVGGLLAVGCGGTLEPEEPGPVVVEEARCGTEDTDAAEMARVESELAAHAVSAMRLPGSVRVPTYVHVLNKGTGTANGDVPATVISAQLAVLNSAYSATPFYFDLVTITRTTNATWYAMSPGSTVERLAKSALRRGGKESLNLYLANPGGGLLGWSTLPQNQAANPVLDGVVMLNATLPGGTAAPYNEGDSTVHEVGHWLGLNHTVQGCSVDDGVADTPRSAGTSGACATGLDTCIADPGLDPVHNYMGITDDACMYEFTPGQGARMDSMALMYR, from the coding sequence ATGCAGATGCGGAAGCGGAGCAGCACGCTGTTGCTCGCCGTGGGGGGACTGCTGGCCGTGGGTTGTGGTGGAACGCTGGAGCCCGAGGAGCCGGGCCCCGTCGTGGTGGAGGAGGCGCGCTGTGGGACCGAAGACACGGACGCGGCGGAGATGGCGCGTGTGGAGTCGGAGCTGGCAGCGCATGCGGTGAGCGCGATGCGGCTGCCGGGCTCGGTGCGCGTGCCCACGTACGTGCACGTCCTGAACAAGGGGACGGGCACGGCGAATGGAGACGTGCCGGCCACGGTCATCAGCGCGCAGCTCGCGGTGCTCAACAGCGCGTACAGCGCCACGCCGTTCTACTTCGACCTGGTGACCATCACCCGGACGACGAATGCCACGTGGTACGCGATGTCGCCGGGCAGCACGGTGGAGAGGTTGGCGAAGTCGGCGCTGCGCCGGGGCGGCAAGGAGTCACTCAACCTGTACCTCGCGAACCCCGGAGGAGGATTGCTCGGCTGGTCGACCCTGCCGCAGAACCAAGCCGCCAACCCGGTGTTGGATGGCGTGGTGATGCTGAACGCGACGCTGCCGGGCGGCACGGCGGCGCCGTACAACGAGGGTGACAGCACGGTGCATGAGGTGGGGCACTGGCTGGGGCTCAATCACACGGTGCAGGGCTGCTCGGTGGATGACGGCGTGGCGGACACGCCGAGGTCCGCGGGGACTTCCGGTGCGTGCGCGACCGGGCTGGACACGTGCATCGCGGACCCGGGTCTGGACCCCGTCCACAACTACATGGGCATCACCGACGACGCCTGCATGTATGAGTTCACGCCCGGCCAGGGCGCGCGCATGGACAGCATGGCGCTCATGTATCGCTGA
- a CDS encoding di-heme oxidoredictase family protein: MAKPMRRRSPDILVLALVLVGCEPFKLGGGSGMVLGPGQQQCQQASLPGVTPLFAEGPSETGPIIRQREDGVLITEVAGRVRGRHEREERFASFDTRSFENRSYRLVVEDAVAAGRSEIKITYYPNADVSTYGPVTNFRSWKMYGLEGNQNGGYTFHVNQQMRPVSPRQLEQTVTNNVREGRPLRTGDILDFELGIYLAGADPMDPAPIAGGSAYFSDTFRYQVGLGGLTPENFDSTGMLGPSSDARLGGGTTVPFVALADGTPVAPKYALSQVALNIQWPHPQGFLEGRRLFYTELDTGAHVEAGNPPLPLQGVLGPRFNARSCVACHAFSGRGVLPSVGEQVQSLVLRLTGEPEFGDQLQPQEAPVRLARIEPQPVTLSDGEVVMLHRPVFDAGRPLRASARLAPALVGLGLLEAVDESTILAAADENDCDGDGISGRPALSSGAPGEEPRLGRFGWKAEHPSVSAQVDAELEAHLGVGMVASTLGGEDRSRLVTYLRLLGVIPQRVTSPVEVRRGAEVFASVGCGACHLRELTTGGRHPFEELRAQTVHPYTDLLLHDMGTGLADDSGLPEASEWRTAPLWGLGFTAQVSGSVNLLHDGRAGSVLEAVLWHGGEAQAARDAVVALPREDRLALLDFLDSL; this comes from the coding sequence TTGGCGAAACCGATGCGCAGGCGGTCGCCCGACATCCTGGTGCTGGCGCTGGTGCTCGTGGGGTGCGAGCCGTTCAAGCTCGGTGGCGGCTCTGGGATGGTGCTCGGTCCCGGCCAGCAGCAGTGCCAGCAGGCGTCGCTCCCCGGGGTGACTCCGCTGTTCGCCGAAGGCCCCTCCGAGACCGGACCCATCATCCGCCAACGGGAGGACGGCGTCCTCATCACCGAGGTCGCCGGGCGGGTGCGCGGCCGTCATGAGCGCGAGGAGCGCTTCGCCTCCTTCGACACGCGCTCGTTCGAGAACCGGAGCTACCGGCTCGTGGTCGAAGACGCAGTCGCCGCCGGCCGTTCCGAAATCAAGATTACGTACTACCCCAACGCCGACGTCTCGACGTACGGCCCGGTCACCAACTTTCGCAGCTGGAAGATGTACGGCCTCGAGGGAAACCAGAACGGGGGCTACACCTTTCACGTCAACCAGCAGATGCGTCCGGTGTCGCCGCGCCAGCTCGAGCAGACGGTGACCAACAACGTCCGCGAAGGCAGGCCGCTGCGCACGGGTGACATCCTCGACTTCGAGCTCGGCATCTACCTTGCCGGCGCCGACCCCATGGACCCGGCTCCCATTGCCGGCGGGTCGGCCTATTTCTCCGACACCTTCCGCTACCAGGTCGGCCTCGGTGGGCTCACGCCAGAGAACTTCGATTCCACCGGCATGTTGGGGCCTTCTTCCGATGCCCGCCTCGGAGGAGGCACCACCGTGCCCTTCGTCGCCCTCGCCGACGGCACCCCGGTCGCGCCGAAGTACGCGCTCTCGCAGGTGGCGCTCAACATCCAGTGGCCACACCCACAAGGGTTTCTCGAAGGCCGCCGGCTCTTCTACACCGAGCTCGACACGGGCGCTCACGTCGAGGCGGGCAACCCGCCCCTTCCGTTGCAGGGCGTTCTGGGGCCGCGGTTCAACGCCAGAAGCTGCGTCGCCTGCCATGCCTTCAGCGGTCGCGGTGTGTTGCCGTCGGTGGGAGAGCAGGTGCAATCGCTGGTGCTCAGGCTGACCGGCGAGCCGGAGTTCGGCGACCAGCTTCAGCCCCAGGAGGCGCCTGTGCGGCTTGCGCGCATCGAGCCGCAGCCGGTGACGCTCAGCGACGGCGAGGTGGTGATGCTGCACCGGCCGGTGTTCGACGCCGGCCGGCCGCTGCGCGCGTCTGCGCGACTGGCACCGGCGCTGGTCGGCCTGGGGCTGCTCGAAGCGGTCGACGAATCGACCATCCTGGCGGCCGCCGACGAGAACGACTGTGACGGGGACGGCATCTCGGGCCGTCCTGCGCTGAGCAGCGGCGCGCCGGGTGAAGAACCGCGGCTCGGCCGCTTCGGGTGGAAGGCCGAGCACCCGTCGGTCTCCGCGCAGGTCGACGCCGAGCTCGAGGCGCACCTCGGAGTGGGGATGGTGGCAAGCACGCTCGGCGGCGAAGACCGGTCCCGCCTCGTCACCTATCTGCGGCTGCTTGGAGTCATACCGCAGCGAGTGACCTCGCCAGTGGAGGTCCGTCGCGGCGCCGAGGTGTTCGCCTCGGTGGGTTGTGGCGCCTGTCACCTGCGCGAGCTGACGACGGGTGGGCGCCACCCGTTCGAGGAACTCCGCGCACAGACGGTGCACCCCTACACCGACCTGTTGCTTCACGACATGGGCACGGGGCTGGCGGACGACTCCGGCCTGCCCGAGGCGAGTGAATGGCGCACGGCTCCACTATGGGGCCTGGGCTTCACCGCGCAGGTGTCTGGCTCCGTCAACCTGCTGCACGATGGACGGGCCGGCTCCGTGCTCGAGGCGGTGCTATGGCATGGAGGAGAAGCGCAGGCGGCGAGGGACGCGGTGGTGGCGCTGCCGCGAGAAGACCGCCTAGCGCTGCTCGATTTCCTCGACAGTCTCTGA
- a CDS encoding FecR domain-containing protein — protein sequence MTEQHQRWAEAARSLDPQYSTDEATLFEAEVRRRYRQRAVRRRVVLAGLGVAALLLVGLFVPSKPRGPGVPEVAIGEDARVVMPIGTPVRTLRSEQGLLWLEVERGAVRFSVAPQHGRLVRVSAGAVDVEVVGTAFSVTRGDKQVSVVVTEGRVRVRAGARETLLAAGEQGTFRVEALAPEAASAPARPGEVVAEASGDGGVPAMPGAPSVAPAPQPPGRKSVRRLATWRALAEQGDFQTAWSAMQREGAPDDEPGDLLRAADVARLSGHPEAALAPLRRVLSRFRGDPRASLAAFTLGRVLLDDLGNPREAADAFLDAYALAPKGPLAPDALARAVEAQAQAGDAAAARGTAERFVEEFPQSRRVDAVRQWGRLGAQ from the coding sequence GTGACTGAACAGCACCAGCGCTGGGCTGAAGCGGCGCGCTCGCTCGACCCGCAGTACTCGACCGACGAGGCGACGCTGTTCGAAGCCGAGGTGCGCCGTCGCTACCGCCAGCGGGCGGTGCGCCGGCGGGTGGTCCTGGCCGGGCTCGGCGTCGCGGCGCTCCTGCTGGTCGGGCTCTTCGTCCCGTCGAAGCCGCGCGGGCCCGGCGTTCCCGAGGTCGCTATCGGTGAAGACGCGCGGGTGGTGATGCCCATTGGCACGCCCGTGCGCACCCTCCGCTCGGAGCAGGGACTCCTGTGGCTCGAGGTCGAGCGCGGCGCCGTGCGCTTCAGTGTCGCCCCGCAGCACGGGCGGCTGGTGCGGGTGTCGGCGGGCGCGGTGGATGTGGAGGTGGTCGGCACCGCGTTTTCGGTCACCCGCGGTGACAAGCAGGTGAGCGTGGTGGTCACCGAGGGCCGCGTTCGGGTGCGCGCCGGAGCCCGGGAGACGCTGCTGGCGGCGGGCGAGCAAGGTACCTTCCGCGTCGAGGCACTCGCCCCTGAAGCCGCCAGCGCGCCCGCCAGGCCTGGCGAGGTGGTGGCCGAGGCGAGTGGGGACGGAGGTGTACCCGCGATGCCCGGGGCTCCGAGCGTGGCGCCCGCGCCGCAGCCCCCGGGCAGGAAGAGCGTGCGTCGTCTGGCCACCTGGCGAGCGCTCGCCGAGCAGGGTGATTTCCAGACGGCATGGTCGGCGATGCAGCGCGAGGGCGCTCCCGATGACGAGCCCGGAGATCTGCTCCGCGCCGCCGACGTGGCCCGTCTCAGTGGCCACCCCGAGGCTGCGCTCGCCCCGCTCCGCCGGGTGCTGTCGCGCTTTCGCGGTGACCCGCGCGCGTCGCTCGCCGCCTTTACCCTCGGTCGGGTGCTGCTCGACGACCTGGGCAACCCGCGAGAGGCGGCCGATGCGTTTCTCGATGCGTACGCGCTGGCTCCGAAGGGCCCGCTCGCTCCCGACGCGCTTGCTCGCGCCGTCGAGGCCCAGGCCCAGGCGGGAGATGCCGCGGCCGCCCGCGGCACCGCCGAGCGCTTCGTCGAAGAGTTCCCGCAGTCGCGGCGGGTCGACGCCGTGAGACAGTGGGGGAGGCTCGGAGCACAGTGA
- a CDS encoding RNA polymerase sigma factor — MSVPGRLIPLHQDATELEVDPADFTAVVRAYRPYVAGVVKRMLGRDDEVDDIVQDTFVRALDGLKRLENPLRVKPYLASTAVRLTLRRLRRRRLQRTFGLWERWHPTLLSTPRANGEHRALLSDVYRVLDSRSADEQVAWSLRYLEGERLERVAELLGCSLATAKRRIAAVDAAMEGAHRD, encoded by the coding sequence ATGTCCGTACCCGGGCGACTCATTCCATTGCACCAGGACGCCACCGAGTTGGAGGTCGACCCGGCCGACTTCACCGCCGTGGTTCGGGCGTACCGTCCCTACGTCGCGGGGGTGGTGAAGCGCATGTTGGGGCGTGACGACGAGGTCGACGACATCGTGCAGGACACCTTCGTGCGTGCCCTCGATGGCCTCAAGCGGCTCGAAAACCCTCTGCGGGTCAAGCCCTACCTGGCGTCGACCGCGGTGCGGCTGACGCTGAGGCGGCTGCGAAGGCGGCGGCTGCAGCGCACCTTCGGCCTGTGGGAGCGTTGGCACCCCACGCTGCTCTCCACGCCCCGCGCCAACGGCGAGCACCGGGCGCTGTTGAGCGACGTGTACCGGGTGCTCGACAGCAGGTCGGCGGACGAGCAGGTGGCGTGGAGCCTGCGCTATCTCGAAGGTGAGCGGCTCGAGCGCGTCGCCGAGCTCCTGGGCTGCTCGCTCGCGACGGCCAAACGACGCATCGCCGCGGTGGACGCGGCGATGGAGGGGGCGCACCGTGACTGA
- a CDS encoding DUF1588 domain-containing protein, protein MRLDLVFRRVGVCLCLGLSACEGSASLPTSNRGEGETLPAHLLTASEYNATVQDLLGVTSRPADYFPAVSASEFDANVGVLASLSQVQSEAVFNGARDVVDKAFESPALTARLVTCTPTSDTDDECPKSLVKTLGRRAFRRSLDAEEVDAYMAAYHKARQSLEMDHVDAVAHVLRVMLSSPSFFLRIERPGQGKSAFEAAALASRLSYLLWGSMPDDELLDIAESGKLDDEAELIAMTDKMLEDPRAQRFVSQFLGQWLGTVRLSSHNVDTSRFPQWTPAVAKGVEAQANDFLAGFVTGTTPWREVFQAPHPANSAIQPLLAADPTSLQRRGFLTLPAYLTLSSHSDRTSPTARAKGVITSLFCTDMTPPPGVITELPPQDGSTPKTVRERLEVHRRNPSCAGCHNTLDPLGLSLENFDAVGRYRTQDQGQPIDASGVYQGTPFADASALMPLLAEDSRLGECAPRKLYSFAMRRSLMPEDEPRVARFASTWKAGTLRELIHQVVVSPAFRGHAEEAP, encoded by the coding sequence ATGCGTCTCGACCTGGTCTTCAGACGTGTTGGAGTCTGTCTTTGTCTCGGGCTCTCAGCATGCGAGGGCTCTGCCTCTCTTCCTACGTCGAACCGGGGTGAGGGCGAGACGCTGCCCGCGCACCTGCTGACCGCGTCGGAATACAACGCGACAGTTCAGGATCTGCTCGGAGTCACGTCCCGGCCGGCCGACTACTTCCCGGCGGTTTCAGCGTCCGAGTTCGACGCGAACGTGGGCGTGCTCGCCTCCCTGTCGCAGGTTCAAAGTGAAGCGGTCTTCAACGGCGCCCGCGACGTGGTGGACAAGGCCTTCGAGTCGCCCGCGCTGACCGCGCGCCTGGTCACCTGCACTCCCACGAGTGACACGGATGATGAATGTCCGAAGTCCCTCGTGAAGACGCTGGGTCGCCGCGCGTTTCGCCGCTCCCTCGACGCCGAGGAGGTGGACGCGTACATGGCGGCCTACCACAAGGCGAGGCAGTCGCTGGAGATGGACCACGTGGACGCGGTCGCGCACGTGCTCCGGGTGATGCTCAGCAGTCCGTCGTTCTTCCTTCGCATCGAGCGTCCCGGACAGGGGAAAAGCGCATTCGAGGCCGCGGCGCTGGCAAGCCGCCTCTCCTACCTGCTCTGGGGCTCCATGCCCGACGACGAGCTGCTCGATATCGCCGAGAGCGGCAAGCTCGACGACGAGGCCGAGCTGATCGCCATGACGGACAAGATGCTCGAGGATCCTCGAGCTCAGCGCTTCGTCTCCCAGTTCCTCGGACAGTGGCTCGGCACCGTTCGGCTCTCGAGCCACAACGTCGACACCAGCCGCTTCCCTCAGTGGACACCGGCGGTGGCAAAGGGGGTTGAAGCGCAGGCCAACGACTTCCTGGCTGGCTTCGTGACCGGGACCACACCCTGGAGAGAGGTGTTCCAGGCCCCGCACCCGGCGAACTCAGCCATCCAGCCGCTGCTCGCCGCTGACCCGACAAGCCTGCAGCGTCGCGGCTTCCTGACGCTGCCGGCCTACCTGACGCTCAGCTCTCACAGCGATCGCACCTCGCCCACCGCCCGCGCCAAGGGCGTCATCACGTCGCTCTTCTGCACCGACATGACGCCTCCGCCAGGAGTCATCACGGAGCTTCCGCCGCAGGATGGCTCGACGCCCAAAACCGTTCGTGAGCGACTCGAGGTGCACCGGCGCAATCCATCCTGCGCGGGCTGCCACAACACGCTCGACCCGCTCGGACTCAGCCTCGAGAACTTCGATGCCGTGGGCCGCTACCGCACCCAGGACCAGGGGCAGCCCATCGACGCGAGCGGCGTCTACCAGGGCACACCCTTCGCCGACGCGTCGGCGCTGATGCCGCTGCTTGCCGAGGACTCACGACTCGGCGAGTGCGCGCCGCGGAAGCTGTACAGCTTCGCCATGCGCCGCAGCCTGATGCCGGAAGACGAGCCGCGGGTCGCCAGGTTTGCATCCACCTGGAAGGCAGGAACGCTCCGCGAGCTCATTCACCAGGTCGTGGTTTCGCCCGCCTTCCGTGGGCACGCCGAGGAGGCGCCATGA